In Zea mays cultivar B73 chromosome 7, Zm-B73-REFERENCE-NAM-5.0, whole genome shotgun sequence, the following proteins share a genomic window:
- the LOC100383389 gene encoding protein TPX2-like isoform X1: MALDTGTVAAGAIDEAYEFSAPRFFDFITEETEEAVRAAESWFEAARSHAPSPFNPRIKESRAEAKVAVLCDFAEAEEPAPEAVPVEVAAGSVSVHGADAIDGAQCPEAISESPPASHPAQEEKDKSPQSFEFLSATDLSVKSDGGAASTPKMQTRPPSPSTKIAPPISTCDSSSVNTGARTPKTQANMCRAATMAASTNAKGSVIKGGCDLVGTGKAATAGAEIAQANQAVKRQKLDDGRARQILNVKTKVLPHKRRTDLAVSNEVRRSREDMCSLKEATTYVSTAELVKKFESGTRKLSITHSRSRSRDDAALQGRPKLVLTRPKEPEFQTSQRIRAVKVKSSAEIEEEMLAKIPKFRARPFNKKIAEAPSFPPLPRKPPQISEFSEFHLKTMERASRYADTCSEVSCADTIRSRNKPLKSTQRKPPQLHTANRARPPSVKSSQELELEELEKAPKFRAKPLNKKILESKGDIGVFVHPKSQVTAPKEFRFCTDVRLGPPSVADLFDKLSLHSECSSNSNRQGVPRCTIPNPFSLQTEERGQLKERQLEAQLLQKKVEEEKARVHKANPYPYTTDYPMVPPKPEPKPCTRPEGFQLESLVRHELEQQRLMEERQRMEREEAQRRIVKAQPVLKEDPIPLPEKERKPLTEVQQFVLHVDERAVHRSEFDSMIKEKEKTYKRLREENEFAQKIEEEKALKQLRRTMVPHARQVPKFDKPFRPQKSTKQVTRPKSPQLQVDERGARRHALIR, encoded by the exons ATGGCGCTGGACACAGGAACGGTGGCGGCGGGGGCGATCGACGAGGCGTACGAGTTCTCTGCGCCCAGGTTCTTCGATTTCATCACCGAGGAAACGGAGGAGGCCGTACGCGCCGCCGAGAGCTGGTTCGAGGCCGCCCGCAGCCACGCCCCGTCGC CGTTCAACCCCAGGATAAAGGAATCGAGGGCGGAAGCCAAGGTCGCTGTCCTCTGCGATTTCGCGGAAGCCGAGGAGCCGGCTCCAGAG GCGGTGCCCGTGGAGGTGGCAGCAGGAAGCGTCTCGGTACACGGAGCAGATGCTATTGATGG TGCTCAATGTCCTGAGGCAATATCGGAATCGCCGCCGGCTTCACATCCGGCTCAAGAAGAGAAGGATAAATCGCCCCAATCGTTCGAGTTCCTCTCGGCGACAGACCTATCCGTAAAAT CAGATGGTGGTGCTGCCAGCACGCCTAAGATGCAGACGCGTCCTCCTTCTCCTTCTACCAAAATTGCACCTCCAATTTCGACATGTGACAGCTCTTCAGTGAATACTGGTGCGCGCACGCCAAAGACGCAGGCGAACATGTGCAGAGCAGCTACTATGGCTGCTTCGACGAATGCCAAGGGGAGCGTGATCAA GGGTGGTTGTGATTTGGTTGGGACTGGAAAGGCAGCCACTGCTGGCGCTGAAATTGCACAAGCGAACCAAGCGGTGAAGAGGCAGAAGCTTGATGATGGAAGAGCCAGACAG ATACTCAATGTTAAGACTAAGGTCCTGCCTCATAAACGGAGAACTGATTTAGCTGTAAGCAATGAAGTGAGGAGGTCCCGTGAGGATATGTGTTCTCTGAAG GAAGCAACAACATATGTATCAACTGCAGAATTGGTTAAGAAGTTTGAATCAGGGACCAGAAAGCTGAGCATCACTCACAgcagatctcgttctcgt GACGATGCTGCATTACAGGGAAGGCCTAAGCTTGTGTTAACTAGACCTAAGGAACCTGAGTTCCAGACTTCCCAAAGAATCCGAGCAGTAAAAGTAAAGAGCTCTGCAGAGATAGAGGAGGAAATGTTGGCAAAGATACCCAAGTTCAGGGCACGGCCATTCAACAAAAAA ATTGCTGAAGCCCCTTCGTTCCCTCCACTTCCAAGGAAACCCCCACAGATTTCTGAATTCAGT GAATTTCATCTTAAAACAATGGAGAGAGCAAGTCGATATGCGGACACCTGTTCGGAAGTATCTTGTGCAGATACTATCCGG AGTCGAAATAAGCCACTGAAATCGACACAACGAAAGCCACCGCAACTTCATACAGCAAATAGAGCTAGGCCACCAAG TGTGAAAAGTTCTCAGGAACTTGAACTGGAGGAGCTGGAGAAGGCCCCCAAGTTCAGGGCCAAGCCACTAAACAAAAAG ATTCTTGAGAGTAAGGGAGACATTGGAGTGTTTGTCCATCCTAAGTCTCAGGTCACAGCTCCCAAAGAATTCCGTTTTTGTACCGATGTTCGCTTGGGTCCTCCATCAGTTGCTGACTTATTTGACAAG CTCTCTCTTCACTCTGAATGTTCTTCAAACAGTAACAGGCAAGGTGTGCCTAGATGCACCATACCAAACCCTTTCAGTCTACAAACAGAG GAAAGAGGTCAATTAAAAGAGAGGCAGCTAGAAGCACAACTCTTACAAAAGAAGGTGGAGGAGGAAAAGGCCAGGGTTCACAAAGCTAACCCTTACCCATACACCACAGACTATCCGATG GTGCCGCCGAAGCCTGAACCTAAGCCCTGTACGAGACCAGAAGGCTTTCAACTAGAGAGTTTGGTGAGACACGAATTAGAGCAGCAAAGGCTGATGGAAGAAAGGCAGAGAATGGAGAGAGAAGAAGCTCAGAGGAGAATCGTCAAAGCTCAACCTGTACTGAAAGA GGACCCTATCCCACTTCCGGAGAAAGAGCGGAAACCTCTCACTGAAGTTCAACAATTTGTGTTGCATGTTGATGAGAGGGCTGTGCATAGATCAGAATTTGATAGCATG ataaaagagaaagaaaagacttACAAAAGGTTGAGAGAGGAGAACGAATTCGCGCAAAAG ATTGAGGAGGAGAAGGCGCTGAAGCAGCTGAGGAGAACCATGGTGCCACATGCCCGGCAGGTCCCCAAGTTTGACAAACCATTCCGACCACAGAA ATCGACGAAGCAGGTGACAAGACCGAAGTCGCCACAGCTTCAGGTGGATGAGCGAGGGGCGAGGAGGCATGCTTTAATCAGATGA
- the LOC100383389 gene encoding Protein TPX2-like: MALDTGTVAAGAIDEAYEFSAPRFFDFITEETEEAVRAAESWFEAARSHAPSPFNPRIKESRAEAKVAVLCDFAEAEEPAPEAVPVEVAAGSVSVHGADAIDGAQCPEAISESPPASHPAQEEKDKSPQSFEFLSATDLSVKYGGAASTPKMQTRPPSPSTKIAPPISTCDSSSVNTGARTPKTQANMCRAATMAASTNAKGSVIKGGCDLVGTGKAATAGAEIAQANQAVKRQKLDDGRARQILNVKTKVLPHKRRTDLAVSNEVRRSREDMCSLKEATTYVSTAELVKKFESGTRKLSITHSRSRSRDDAALQGRPKLVLTRPKEPEFQTSQRIRAVKVKSSAEIEEEMLAKIPKFRARPFNKKIAEAPSFPPLPRKPPQISEFSEFHLKTMERASRYADTCSEVSCADTIRSRNKPLKSTQRKPPQLHTANRARPPSVKSSQELELEELEKAPKFRAKPLNKKILESKGDIGVFVHPKSQVTAPKEFRFCTDVRLGPPSVADLFDKLSLHSECSSNSNRQGVPRCTIPNPFSLQTEERGQLKERQLEAQLLQKKVEEEKARVHKANPYPYTTDYPMVPPKPEPKPCTRPEGFQLESLVRHELEQQRLMEERQRMEREEAQRRIVKAQPVLKEDPIPLPEKERKPLTEVQQFVLHVDERAVHRSEFDSMIKEKEKTYKRLREENEFAQKIEEEKALKQLRRTMVPHARQVPKFDKPFRPQKSTKQVTRPKSPQLQVDERGARRHALIR; the protein is encoded by the exons ATGGCGCTGGACACAGGAACGGTGGCGGCGGGGGCGATCGACGAGGCGTACGAGTTCTCTGCGCCCAGGTTCTTCGATTTCATCACCGAGGAAACGGAGGAGGCCGTACGCGCCGCCGAGAGCTGGTTCGAGGCCGCCCGCAGCCACGCCCCGTCGC CGTTCAACCCCAGGATAAAGGAATCGAGGGCGGAAGCCAAGGTCGCTGTCCTCTGCGATTTCGCGGAAGCCGAGGAGCCGGCTCCAGAG GCGGTGCCCGTGGAGGTGGCAGCAGGAAGCGTCTCGGTACACGGAGCAGATGCTATTGATGG TGCTCAATGTCCTGAGGCAATATCGGAATCGCCGCCGGCTTCACATCCGGCTCAAGAAGAGAAGGATAAATCGCCCCAATCGTTCGAGTTCCTCTCGGCGACAGACCTATCCGTAAAAT ATGGTGGTGCTGCCAGCACGCCTAAGATGCAGACGCGTCCTCCTTCTCCTTCTACCAAAATTGCACCTCCAATTTCGACATGTGACAGCTCTTCAGTGAATACTGGTGCGCGCACGCCAAAGACGCAGGCGAACATGTGCAGAGCAGCTACTATGGCTGCTTCGACGAATGCCAAGGGGAGCGTGATCAA GGGTGGTTGTGATTTGGTTGGGACTGGAAAGGCAGCCACTGCTGGCGCTGAAATTGCACAAGCGAACCAAGCGGTGAAGAGGCAGAAGCTTGATGATGGAAGAGCCAGACAG ATACTCAATGTTAAGACTAAGGTCCTGCCTCATAAACGGAGAACTGATTTAGCTGTAAGCAATGAAGTGAGGAGGTCCCGTGAGGATATGTGTTCTCTGAAG GAAGCAACAACATATGTATCAACTGCAGAATTGGTTAAGAAGTTTGAATCAGGGACCAGAAAGCTGAGCATCACTCACAgcagatctcgttctcgt GACGATGCTGCATTACAGGGAAGGCCTAAGCTTGTGTTAACTAGACCTAAGGAACCTGAGTTCCAGACTTCCCAAAGAATCCGAGCAGTAAAAGTAAAGAGCTCTGCAGAGATAGAGGAGGAAATGTTGGCAAAGATACCCAAGTTCAGGGCACGGCCATTCAACAAAAAA ATTGCTGAAGCCCCTTCGTTCCCTCCACTTCCAAGGAAACCCCCACAGATTTCTGAATTCAGT GAATTTCATCTTAAAACAATGGAGAGAGCAAGTCGATATGCGGACACCTGTTCGGAAGTATCTTGTGCAGATACTATCCGG AGTCGAAATAAGCCACTGAAATCGACACAACGAAAGCCACCGCAACTTCATACAGCAAATAGAGCTAGGCCACCAAG TGTGAAAAGTTCTCAGGAACTTGAACTGGAGGAGCTGGAGAAGGCCCCCAAGTTCAGGGCCAAGCCACTAAACAAAAAG ATTCTTGAGAGTAAGGGAGACATTGGAGTGTTTGTCCATCCTAAGTCTCAGGTCACAGCTCCCAAAGAATTCCGTTTTTGTACCGATGTTCGCTTGGGTCCTCCATCAGTTGCTGACTTATTTGACAAG CTCTCTCTTCACTCTGAATGTTCTTCAAACAGTAACAGGCAAGGTGTGCCTAGATGCACCATACCAAACCCTTTCAGTCTACAAACAGAG GAAAGAGGTCAATTAAAAGAGAGGCAGCTAGAAGCACAACTCTTACAAAAGAAGGTGGAGGAGGAAAAGGCCAGGGTTCACAAAGCTAACCCTTACCCATACACCACAGACTATCCGATG GTGCCGCCGAAGCCTGAACCTAAGCCCTGTACGAGACCAGAAGGCTTTCAACTAGAGAGTTTGGTGAGACACGAATTAGAGCAGCAAAGGCTGATGGAAGAAAGGCAGAGAATGGAGAGAGAAGAAGCTCAGAGGAGAATCGTCAAAGCTCAACCTGTACTGAAAGA GGACCCTATCCCACTTCCGGAGAAAGAGCGGAAACCTCTCACTGAAGTTCAACAATTTGTGTTGCATGTTGATGAGAGGGCTGTGCATAGATCAGAATTTGATAGCATG ataaaagagaaagaaaagacttACAAAAGGTTGAGAGAGGAGAACGAATTCGCGCAAAAG ATTGAGGAGGAGAAGGCGCTGAAGCAGCTGAGGAGAACCATGGTGCCACATGCCCGGCAGGTCCCCAAGTTTGACAAACCATTCCGACCACAGAA ATCGACGAAGCAGGTGACAAGACCGAAGTCGCCACAGCTTCAGGTGGATGAGCGAGGGGCGAGGAGGCATGCTTTAATCAGATGA
- the LOC100191167 gene encoding Probable protein phosphatase 2C 62, whose amino-acid sequence MAGKEILHKVKDKVKDAFSSSGPETGKGKTKLSGKRVKHGYHLVKGKSNHPMEDYLVAEYRQVGEHDLGLFAIFDGHLGHTVPDFLSSHLFNNILSEPEFLSDPETAIRNAYQLTDQKILENAAELGRGGSTAVTAILIGSDKFVKLVVANVGDSRAVISKNGVAKQLSVDHEPNMERQTIEQKGGFVSNLPGDVPRVDGQLAVARAFGDRSLKKHLSSDPYVVEQTIDENTEFLILASDGLWKVMSNQEAVDEIKDCKDAQAAAKHLTEQAVNRKSKDDISVIVVKFMC is encoded by the exons ATGGCTGGCAAGGAAATCCTCCACAAGGTGAAGGACAAG GTGAAAGATGCATTTAGTTCATCAGGACCAGAAACAGGGAAAGGCAAGACAAAGTTATCAGGCAAGCGTGTCAAGCATGGTTACCATCTGGTGAAGGGCAAATCTAATCATCCAATGGAGGATTATCTAGTGGCAGAGTACCGGCAAGTTGGTGAACATGATTTGGGATTGTTTGCTATATTCGATGGTCACCTGGGCCACACTGTTCCAGACTTTTTGAGCTCCCATCTTTTCAATAACATCTTGAGTGAG CCAGAATTCTTGAGTGATCCAGAAACTGCTATCCGAAACGCATACCAACTTACGGATCAGAAGATATTGGAAAACGCAGCAGAGTTGGGAAGAGGTGGCTCCACAGCTGTTACTGCCATCTTAATAGGAAGTGACAAGTTCGTGAAACTAGTTGTTGCAAATGTTGGGGATTCACGGGCAGTTATTAGCAAGAACGGTGTAGCGAAGCAGCTTTCAGTTGACCATGAACCAAACATGGAGCGACAAACGATCGAGCAGAAGGGTGGCTTTGTATCAAACCTACCGG GTGATGTGCCACGTGTTGATGGGCAGCTGGCAGTTGCAAGGGCATTTGGAGACCGGAGCTTGAAGAAGCACCTCAGCTCTGATCCATATGTGGTCGAGCAAACTATCGATGAAAATACTGAGTTTTTAATTCTAGCAAGTGATGGCTTGTGGAAG GTGATGTCCAACCAGGAGGCTGTCGACGAGATCAAGGATTGCAAGGACGCGCAGGCAGCTGCCAAGCACCTGACGGAGCAGGCCGTGAATCGGAAGAGCAAAGACGACATTTCAGTTATCGTAGTCAAGTTCATGTGCTAG